In Oncorhynchus nerka isolate Pitt River linkage group LG21, Oner_Uvic_2.0, whole genome shotgun sequence, the following are encoded in one genomic region:
- the LOC115104116 gene encoding F-box/LRR-repeat protein 20, which produces MGKEVNGVSRSRFEMFSNSDEAVINKKLPKELLLRIFSFLDVVTLCRCAQVSRSWNVLALDGSNWQRIDLFDFQRDIEGRVVENISKRCGGFLRKLSLRGCLGVGDSALRTFSQNCRNIELLSLNGCTKITDSTCNSLSKFCPKLKHLDLASCTSITNLSLKALSEGCPLLEQLNISWCDQVTKDGIQALVRCCPGLKGLFLKGCTQLEDEALKHIGAHCPELVTLNLQTCSQITDEGLITICRGCHHLQSLCVSGCANITDAILHALGLNCPRLRILEVARCSQLTDVGFTTLARNCHELEKMDLEECVQITDGTLIQLSIHCPRLQVLSLSHCELITDDGIRHLGSGPCAHDRLEVIELDNCPLITDASLEHLKTCHSLDRIELYDCQQITRAGIKRLRTHLPNIKVHAYFAPVTPPPSVGGSRQRFCRCCILL; this is translated from the exons ATGGGGAAGGAGGTTAATGGTGTTTCGCGGAGCCGGTTTGAG ATGTTCTCAAACAGCGACGAGGCCGTCATCAATAAGAAGCTGCCCAAGGAGCTGTTGCTACG AATCTTCTCCTTTCTGGATGTGGTGACACTCTGTCGCTGTGCCCAGGTCTCACGG tcgtGGAATGTACTCGCCCTGGACGGCAGTAATTGGCAGAGGATTGACCTTTTCGACTTTCAGAGAGATATTGAG GGGCGAGTGGTGGAGAACATTTCGAAACGATGTGGGGGATTCCTGAGGAAGTTGAGTCTGAGGGGCTGTCTGGGGGTGGGGGACAGCGCTCTGAG aacctTCTCCCAGAACTGCAGGAATATTGAGCTGCTTAGTTTGAATGGCTGCACCAAGATTACTGACAG CACATGTAATAGCCTCAGTAAGTTCTGTCCCAAGCTCAAGCATTTGGACCTCGCGTCCTGTACCTCAATCACCAACCTGTCACTCAAAGCACTTAG TGAGGGCTGTCCTCTGTTAGAGCAGCTCAACATCTCGTGGTGTGACCAGGTGACTAAGGATGGCATCCAGGCCTTGGTACGATGCTGTCCCGGACTCAAAGGCCTTTTCCTCAAGGGCTGCACACAG TTGGAGGATGAAGCACTGAAGCACATTGGTGCACACTGTCCAGAGCTGGTCACTCTCAACTTACAGACGTGTTCG CAGATCACAGACGAAGGTCTCATTACTATATGCCGGGGCTGTCACCATCTGCAGTCGCTGTGTGTCTCAGGTTGTGCCAACATCACAGACGCCATCCTCCACGCCTTGGGACTGAACTGCCCGCGCCTCAG AATATTAGAGGTGGCTCGCTGCTCTCAGCTCACAGATGTGGGCTTCACTACACTGGCAAGG aATTGTCATGAGCTGGAAAAGATGGACCTGGAAGAGTGTGTGCAG ATCACGGACGGCACACTCATCCAGTTGTCCATCCACTGCCCTCGTCTGCAAGTTCTG AGCCTGTCTCACTGTGAACTGATTACTGATGATGGCATCAGACATCTGGGCAGCGGGCCCTGTGCCCACGACCGGCTGGAGGTGATCGAGCTGGACAACTGCCCCCTGATCACGGACGCCTCGCTGGAGCACCTGAAGACCTGCCACAGCCTGGACCGCATCGAGCTCTACGACTGCCAGCAGATCACCCGCGCAGGCATTAAGAGACTACGG acCCATCTACCTAACATCAAAGTGCACGCGTATTTCGCCCCAGTCACCCCACCCCCCTCGGTCGGGGGGAGTCGCCAGAGATTCTGTCGTTGCTGTATCCTGCTATGA